The Flammeovirga agarivorans DNA window CAAATAGTTTTACTTCATTTAAATCTTTATTCATTTTTTGTTTTACCTCAAAAATAAATAAGGGAAGGTTCCACCATTTTAATCCAAGAAGTTTGATGATTTCTTTAGCAGGTAGGTTTTGAAAATCACTAAGTTCTAATTGATCATTTTTTAGTCGATATTTTGATGATAATTGAGTGACAATTTTAGTAACTAAAGTCAACGAATCTGCGATTGTTCCATCAAAATCAAAAACTATTGTAATTTTATTCCTCATGTTGATAAAATAATTTAAGTTCGCAATATGATCAAAATAAATTTGCCAATTCATATTAAGATTGGGTTGCTTGGGACGTTTTTGATTCCTCTTTTTTTTATCAATATAAGTGTAGGGTCATCCGATATTTCATTACATCATATCATTAATTATTTAATAGGTAATGAAACATCTAAGGGTATAGAGAACATACTTTCTTTAATTAGAATTCCGAAGGCAATTGTAGCAATTTTATCAGGAGTTGCTTTAAGCATTGCTGGATTATTGATGCAAGCTTTGTTTAGAAACCCAATGGCAGGACCATCTGTATTAGGAATTAATTCTGGTGCATCTTTGGGTGTTGCATTTATTTCTTTAGCATCTGGAATGGGTGTCGGTATCGATACTGTAAAATATATGAGTGGGTTTGGTGCTTGGATGACAATTTTTGCTTCATCATTAGGAGCGTCACTTGTAATGTTGGTTATATTAGTTATTGCTCATAAAGTGAAAGATAATGTAGCCCTTTTGATTGTTGGAATTATGGTTGGAGCATTAGCTTCTGCCTTAGTTGGAGTGGCTCAGTATTTTAGTCATCCGGATCAATTGCAAGAGTACTTACTTTGGACTTTTGGTAGTTTAGGGGGGATTGTTTATGAACAAATTTTTGTTCTTTCGATCATAGTGTTATTGGGTGTTTTGGTTAGTTTATATCTTTGTAAATCAATGAATTTGATGTTATTGGGAGAGACCTATGCAGTAAGTATGGGGTTGTCTATTCAGAAATATAGAATTCTAAGTATAGTCGCAGCAAGCCTTTTAGCAGGAAGTGTTACGGGTTTTTGCGGGCCCATAGGTTTTATTGGTATAGCTGCACCACATCTTGCCCGAGTTTTTATCAAATCTTCTGATCATTTTAAACTCTTACCCATAAGTGCTTTTATTGGAGCAGGAGGAATGTTGATCTGTGATGTTTTCTCTCACATTAGTCAATCAGGAGTAGTACTACCTATTAATTCAATCACATCATTGATTGGAGCTCCTATTGTAATAATTGCCATGATTAAAGGACGTAAATAATGAATATCGTAGAGGTTCAAGATTTAACTACTGGTTATTCTTCTAAAAATGGAGATAAAGTTATTGGACAATATCCTTCATTACAGTTAGAGAAAGGAGATTTTGTAGCGTTAATTGGAAAGAACGGGGTAGGTAAATCAACATTACTAAAAACACTATCAGGTGATATATCACCATTAAAAGGTGAAGTAAAGATTTTGAATAAAAAGGTAGATGAATTATCCTCTTTAGATAAGTCCAAGCAAATTAGTTTTGTTTTATCTCAGGTACATTTTACTGGAAAGTTGTCCGTTAAAGATGTGGTGACTCTAGGAAGATACCCTTATGTGAATTGGTGGGGGAAGCTCTCTAAATCTGATAATGATATTGTTTTACAAGCGTTAGAAGATGTAGGAGCGATAGATTTTATTGATAGAGATGTAAATACATTATCAGATGGCGAACGACAAAAAGTGATGATTGCTAGAGCAATAGCTCAAGATACATCATTAATACTTTTAGATGAATCAACGGCACATCTTGACTTAATCAATAGAATTGAAATATTCCAATTATTGAAAAAGATTGCTAGAACACGAAATAAAGCAATATTACTATCTACGCATGAAGTTGAAATGTCTCTTCAAGTCGCTGATAAATTATGGATTTTGTCAGAAAATAAATGCATAGTGGGGACGCCAGATATGATCATTTCCAAAAATGATATTGGGAATGTTTTCAATACTGAGACCGTTGGTTTTGATACTCAAAATGGAGTTTTTAATTTTTGTGCTACTCACAAAAGTTTCTCTTTTGGCATAGAATTAGAGCCTAGTATTAATGATTACAACGGTGATCTTAATATAGAAAATAGAGTTTTATGGTTGAAAAGAAAGTTCCAATCAGAAGGTTGTTTTCTAACCAATGAAACTCCAGAAATAAAGATATCACTCAGTTATAAAAACGACATATTAGAGTGGGAAATTGAAGGGTTTGGTAAAGTAATAAAGATTCACGACCATAACAAAACAGACCTTTATAAAGAAGTAGTTTCCAATTTTATAATTTAACTAAGGATATTTTGAATTTTTTTTAATATTTCTCTTCTATATACTTATATTTGCTTAACTACTTGGGTTAAACATCAATTTTTTTAATTATAACCAAGATCTCATAATGGGGATTCTAAAAAGACTTCAACAGATTTCATTGATTTGTGTACTACTACTTTTAATAGTACAACCTTTAATATTTGCACAGAATGTAGAAATTCAAGGGGTTGTTCTTAATGAAGAACATACTTTCGTTTCCGCTGCTGTTGTTTATGTTGATGGTGAAAAAGTAGCCACTACAAATGCTAAAGGGCAATTTTCTTTTGCCATAGATAAAAATAAAAAAATCAATACTCTTAATGTGATTAAGAGAGGATACAAGATGCAAACTTGGGCAACAAATGGTCCGGGTAAAATTCAAGTATTACTTTCTAATGCTCCTGTTTTTATTAATGGTACAGTAAAACAAGGTGGTATTCCAATTGGAGAGAAATTAATTAAGATTGGTGGGCAACCATTTCCAGCCGTTAAAACGAATAAAAGTGGTAAGTTCCAACTAAGAGTAAACAAAGACTTTAAGGTGAAAACATCAACAGTATTCTTAGTTGATGGAGATCCTGTAAAGTCAAATCAATACCATTATTCTAAGCAGTTAAATATTGTAACAATTAATCTTCCTGGTAAGATTAAGGAAAAGCCAGCATTAGCTAAGAATGAAAAGACAAATGTTCAAAAGGATGAGCCTACTCCGGACCCTAATTCTACAGTTGTTGTAGAAGATATAGAGATTTCTCCAATCTTGGTTGTAGTGGTATATGATGAAGATATTTCTCCTGCAGATAGTCTATTGGTCAACATCAATGAACAAGAATTTCTTACAGATCAGAATGGTGAATTTGAAGTCTACGCCGATTCTTTGAATGAGAATAGTTTATTGATTAACGATTATGATATCGTAAAAACAAAATATGATTATGAGGATAATTATATGTTTGTTTATATATCAAGTGACGAAGGTTTAGAAAGCCAAGGAGAAACAAATATTGAGTATTCTGAAAACTTCCAAACTGTTTTCAATACGCTTGAAGCAGAAAAACAAATCCTTCAAGAAACAGGTGTCTCTTTAAGAAAAGAAATTCAAAAAATTGCTGCCAAATTAGAGAAAGACCATGATGTAAAGAGCCAAAAGGCGTTAGAGTCTTATTTAATGAGACTTCAGAATTCATTAATTGAAAACGAATTGGCCTATGAGGATGCTCAATATAAGACAAATCAAATGATGGAGAGAATGCGTTCTCAGATTAGCCAACAAACTTCTACCATCGAGCAAATCGAAGGAGAGAAGGAAGAGGTGGAAACAGAACGTATGTTATATTTCATCATTGCAGCAATTTCTTTAATCTTAATTTTCATTTTCTATAAGAACCTTCAAAAGATGAAGGAGCAAAGAGATGATTTAAAAGAGATTTCTGAACGTTTAGCAAAAGCTAATGATGAGGTAGTTAAATCACATGAAGAGATGCTTTCTGTAAAAGATATTGGTCAGAAGTTTACATCTACATTGGATTTTGAAAACCACATGATTGAACTTCAAGAAAGTGTCAATGAACTAGTTCCTGCACCTACCTTTGGTATTGGTGTCTTTAATAAACTTCAAAGAAGATTGGAATTCAGAAATCAAATTTCTGATAATGGTACAGATCCTTATTATACAGAATCAATTGATAATGCATACAGCTTAGCGGCATGGTGTTTTAACAATGAGATCGAGTTGATCATAAACGACTACGATAAGGAAAATACATTATATATTCCTCAAAAGAAGACGAATGTAGTATCTCCAAATAAATCATTAATCTATATGCCATTAATGATTGATATGAGTGTTGTTGGTGTTATCACTATTCAAGCTCCAGAGGTAAATCAATATCAAGAATTAAATATTTCGATATTAAAATCATTAGCTTCTTATGCTTCAATTGCGGTTTCAAATTATACTGCATACAAGGAGTTGAAAGAAAAGAATAAGAGTATCACTGATAGTATGCGTTATGCAAAGACTATTCAGAGTGCGATCTTACCATCAAGAAAATTATTATCAGAATCATTTAAAGATTATTTCTTGCTTTATAGATCTAAAGAGATCGTATCAGGTGATTTCTACTGGTATAAAGAAAAAATGATTGACGGTAAATTAAGAAAATATATTGCCGTTGTTGACTGTACTGGTCATGGTGTTCCGGGTGCATTCATGTCAATGATTGGTAGTGCATTGTTAAATGATATTGTCTCTACCAAAACCGTTACACAAACTGATGAAATCTTGAACATGCTAAATGAAGGTGTGAAAGAATCATTACGTCAAGAAGAATCATTAAATGATGATGGTATGGATATCGCTTTAATCTGTATCGAATCTGAAACAGAAGATAAAGTAAATATTCAATTTACTGGTGCAAAAAGACCAATTATGATCTTTGATCACCTAGAGAAAAAACTTAATGTAGTTAATGGTGATTCTAAGTCTATAGGTTATTCTACTAGAAAAGAAAAGAACTTCTCTAACCATCAGATTTCATTAAATAAGAATGATATTATTTATCTGACTTCAGATGGTTACGTTGATCAAAATAACTTATCAAGAAGAAAGATTGGTTCAATTAAACTAAAAGAGATTCTAGAGCAAAATGCTACTATGGCAATGACAGAGCAGAAAGAATATCTATTAAACTTCCTGAAAGATCACAGAAAAGGAGGTATTGAACAAAGAGATGATATTACCATAATGGGTATTAAAGTATAAATAAAAAGGCCTTTCCAAATAAATGGAAAGGCCTTTTTTATATATAGTCTCTTACAGACTTGGTTTAGTATTTAGTAAGAGAAGTTATGCAACATAATTGGCATTACTAGCATCAAAACATCCTCGTTTTCTGGTTGATCTTCTGGAACGATCAGACCTGCCATACCTGGCTCAGAAAGACGTAAAGTGATTCTGTCTGATGAGATGTTATTTAAGATCTCGATTAGAAACTTAGCATTGAATCCAATCTCTAAATCTTCACCATCATGCTCACAGAATAAACGTTCTTTTGCTTCGTTTGAGAAGTCTAAATCCTCAGCAGAAACAAACAATTCATTGTCTTGAATCTTGAAACGAACTTGGTTAGTTGTTTTGTTAGCATAGATAACGATACGCTTCAAGCAACCTAATAAAGCTTGTCTGTCAAGAGTAACAAGGTTAGAGTTGTTTAATGGAATTACGTTCTCATAATCTGGGAAACGTTCATCAATTAAACGAGAGATCAAACGCATAGATTCAAATGTGAATACAGCATATTGGTCGTTAAACTCTAATGATACCGTTTTTTCGTCAGAAGGAAGGATGTTCTTCAACTGAGTAAGTGCTTTCTTACCCATGATGATTGGTTCCATCATACCCTCAACTTGAATATCGTTTCTTCTATAACGTACAAGTCTGTGTGAGTCTGTAGCGACAAAGTCAGAATGGTCTTCAGTAAGGTTGAAGAAAACACCATTCATGTTTGGCTTCATGTCATCATTACTAGTAGCGAATAGAGTATATCCGATTGCATCAACAAGAGCATCACTACTCATTGTTAAGGCATTTGACATATTTAAGTTAGGGTTTGCAGGGTAGTCTTCTGCATTTTCACCCGCTAATTTATATCTACCATTATCTGATGCAATTTCAATTGTATATGTATCAAAATCAATTGAAAAAGTAACAGGTTGTTCTGGTAAATTTTTAAGCGTATCCGTTAGCATTTTTGCTGGGATTGCTACGTTTCCATCGGAATCAGCTTCAACATTTACTTCAGATATAATGGTTGTATGCATATCTGAAGCTGTGATTCTTAAAAGGCCACCTTGGATTTCAAATAAGAAATTCTCCAAGATTGGCATTGTTGGATTATTTGGAATTACGCCATTTAACATCTGAATCTGTTTCAGAATAGTTGACGTTGATGCAGTGAATTTCATTCTATTATTTCTTTATTTAGAGAATCCTAATTTTTGTCTAACAATTGCCATTTTTGCTTTGGCCAATTCTTTTACTTTTTCTTCACCTTTTACAAGTTCTTTTTCGATTTCGTCGGTGTTTTCCATGTAGAAATCAAACTTTTCTCTTGCAGTAGCATATTTTTCTAAGATTAAGTTTAATAAGGCAGTTTTTGCATGGCCATAACCATAATTTCCACCTTCATAATTTCCTCTCATCTCAGCGATTTGTTCTTCTGTAGCTAATAGCTTGTAAAGAGCAAATACGTTACAAGTATCAGGGTTTTTAGGCTCTTCTAGTGGAGTAGAGTCTGTCTGAATTCCCATTACTTGTTTCTTTAATTGCTTTTTTGGTAAGAAAATATCGATGACATTACCGTATGACTTACTCATTTTTGATCCGTCTGTACCAGGAATTGTCATCAATTGTTCGTTAATAACAGCTTCAGGCATTACAAATGTATCGCCATATTGTCTGTTAAATGCTGCACAAATATCTCTTGTGATTTCCAAATGCTGTTTTTGGTCTTTTCCTACAGGTACCTTTTCTGCATCATATAAAATGATATCACAGGCCATAAGTACAGGGTAAGTAAATAAACCAGCATTGACATCACTCAATTTGTCTGCTTTATCCTTAAAAGAGTGAGCATTCGCCAACATTGGATATGGAGTTAAACAGCTTAAGTACCAAGTTAACTCACAAACTTCTGGAATTCTTGACTGTCTGTAGAAGATATTTTTATCTGTGTCTAGACCTAGGGCAAGCCATACAGCAGCAGTAGCATACACATTATTTCTTCTTTCATCTCCATCCTTGATTGTAGTCATTGAATGTAGGTCTGCTATAAATAAGAAAGATTCTTTTTCGTCAGCATTACCCATTTCAATAGCAGGTTGGATTGCACCCAAAACATTTCCTAAATGTTGTCTTCCTGAGCTTTGTACTCCTGTTAAAATTCTTGCCATTCTCTAATATTAGTGACGTATCTTTTAAGATTAATAATCAAGCTTCAAAAATAGTAAAAAATTGTATCTAAAGACACTTATTTGATGATATTAAAATGCAAGAAATACAAAAAAATGGTGATATTAAGCATTGTTCAACAATGTAGAATTCAGCTAAATTCGGACTAGGAAATAAAGGGGAAATATATCAAAACATAAGACATTAATATTATGGCACTTATAAAACCAGTAAAGGGTGTTTCACCAATAATTGGAGAGAATTGTTTTTTAGCTGACAATGCAACTGTAGTAGGGGACGTAACAATGGGTAAAGATTGTAGCGTTTGGTTTAGTGCGGTTGTAAGAGGTGATGTAAATAAAATTACAATTGGAGATAAATGTAATATTCAAGATGGTGCAGTAATTCATTGTACCTATCAGACCTCTGCTACTATTTTAGGTAATAATGTTTCTATTGGACATAATGCCTTGGTACATGGTTGTACAATACATGACAATGTATTAGTTGGAATGGGAGCGATTGTAATGGATGATGCTGTCGTTGAAGAAAATGTGTTAATAGCAGCAGGAGCAGTTGTTTTACAAAACGCTAGATTAGAATCTGGTTATTTATATGCAGGTATCCCAGCAAAAAAAATTAAACCACTAGATGATAAATTGAAAGCTGTATTTGAAAGAACTGCCAACAATTATGTGATGTATAGTAGCTGGTTTGATGAAGAAGAAACTAAATAATATAAAAAAACGGTAAGTAGGGGAAACTACTTACCGTTTTAATATATCTGAGAATAATTTCTTATTCGTCATGTAGCCATTCTTTCTTGGCAGTAAGTTCTTCTTCAGTTTCTCTGTAATCCGGATCGTCTACACAACAATCAACTGGACATACAGCAGCACATTGTGGCTCTTCATGGAAACCAATACATTCAGTACATTTATCAGGGACGATATAGTAGAACTCATCAGAAACAGGTTCTTGCTCTTCATCGCCTGGAATAGAAGATCCATCCTCTAATTCAACTGATTGTAATTCAGTTCCTCCACCCCAAGTCCATTCAACACCGCCTTCATAGATTGCAGTGTTTGGGCATTCTGGTTCACATGCCCCACAGTTGATACATTCGTCGGTGATAATAATCGCCATATCCTATATTCTATGTTTAAAAAGCGTCAGTTCGGTTAGTGGTTCGCTAACATTTCTTGTTGACGTCTTGTTTGATACACAACTTAAAAATAAGCCAATTGTTTAGCTTACTGTTACACAAAGTTGCTAACTCAAATTTTCAAATGCAATAGTCTACTAAATTTAAGGGGTAAAAAAGTGCAGTTTAGAACCATTATATTATCATTTATTATAGATTCATAACTTTTAGTTATAACTGTTCGTCTTGGCGAAATACAATTTGCGTTAGTACTTTTTAGGGATCAATTTGTGAAATATGCTCATTTGGGAACTTTTTATTAAAACTTATTTATGAAAAGTTAAAATTATTAACTAATATTAATTAGTTGAACTATTCAAAAAACCTATTCAAACCTTTGTTGTATGCTTAAACTGAAAAACACCTTATTTATTCTATTCATCGCAGTATTTGTGTTCTCTTGTTCTGACGATGAAGATTCGGGACCAAATTACAACACTTCGCCAGTAGCTGCAGATTGTAAACTTTCATCTTATGTTTATTCGGCTTCTGTAGATAGTTCTGATGTAAACTTTCAGGATTTTGTAAATCGTAAAACTTATACTTACCAAGAAGAGCAACTTGTCTCTTACTCTGACCAAATTAACTACAGTTTCCTTGATACAACAGGTAACACACAAAGTATTGAGCAAGAAGTAGAGTATTCGTTTGAGTATTCTGGTAATGAGTTAACTAGGGTACTTATTGGGAGTGACGAAATTTTGTCTGTTACTTATCTTGATGGTAAGCCTCATATGCTTTCAGCTGAAGCAGTTGATGGTAGTGTTCTTGAATTTGTATTTGGTTATGATGAACAAAATAGAATCAAATACATCTATAACAGAGAAGACGAAAATTCTGACATTGAAGAAGTAGATCACTATGAATTCTCTTACAATGGTGATAGTGATGTATTAGAATTTAGCTATATCGAAGATGGATTAGCCGTTTTAATTAACGACTACCAATATGAAAATACAATGAGAAACCCAATGCAAGGTCTGGTTTTTTATATCATTTCTATTTTCGAAACTTCTTTCCAAAATGATGGATTTTTCTTTGGTGATGCATCAAGATTTAGCTCAAGTATTACTAAATTCTATAGAGTAAGTATCTATAATATCAACTCTGAAGCTTACGAAAGATCATCTTACATTGAAGGTGATTATAGCGAAGACATGGATTATGATAAAAATGAAAATAATTACCCAACAAGTGGTGTTTATAATTACAATATCAGTGAAGGTACTTCAGTAGCGATCAGTGAGACGTTCGGATACACGAATTGTCAGTAGTTATAGTTAATGCTTGTAAACGTATAGTTTAAGTGTTATATTTACAAATACACTTAAACTATACGCTTTTATGGAATTACTCATCGGTATTGTGTTAATAGCAATGCCAATATTATTTGCTATGGGATTGTTAGCATTTATGATGTCTGGTCCAAAGCCTCAAAAAGAAGTGCTTAAAGTGGAGAAAAAAGACGTTGATAAAGAGCAACAATTTGAAATAAAAAAAACGATTGCAGGATAATTGCAATCGTTTTTTTCTGTTTTAGAAGTTCGTCTTTTTATTCGCTTTTATCTTTCTTTTGATGAAGGCGATAGACAATACCTATATTTAATGCGTGTTTAAACTGAATAGCTTGACCAACTGTTCCATCTGATTTTTCTACAGCTACATCAGGATCATAAATTAATTGTGTAGCAAAGTTACAGCTTAACCAGTCGTTTACTTTCATATCTAATAAAAAGTCCCAGTTTACAACCCATTCGCCAAGTCTTGAGTATTCAGCAAACATATTGTAAGTACTTTGTAAAGTGACATTTTTTACGATTTCTTTTTTGATTCCCAATTTGAAATTAACACCATTTTGATTTCTAAAAGTTTCACCAGGTTCAAGACCATATTTTTCAGAAAAAACTGTGTCAGTAACGAAAGTCATACGATTACCTACAGGAGATAATGTTCCATACATCCAATCAAAAGGAGTGTAAGTAAGACCGGCATTTACATTTAAGTAGGCTGGAGCAAAGAAAGCAGAAATTTGATTTTTTGTCTCAATTTTCGTCGCATCATCTACAGTGTATTCATAACCGTCGTCAAATTGAGATCTGAAATCTCCTGATATTGTAGCTAAAAATTTAGGACTTATTTTATAACTATAATCACCTCCAATTACTAACTGGTCATCTGTTTTCTTTAAAGGGAAAGCAGTGCCATCTTGGTAGATCATTCCGTAAGCCATCTCAGTGTATAACCTTGTGATTGCTTTTTCAGTTTCTCTTTTGGCTTTATAATTTAATACTGCACCAAAAGAATATGAACTGGTACCACCACCTGACCAATTGACAAGACCAACGTTTGAAAAATTAAGACCAACTTGACCTTCAGAACTCCAATTTTTTGTTGAGTCGGCGGTCGTTGTTTGAGCATTAGCTGTAAATAGAGGAGTGAAAACAGCAAAAAGCAGACAGAAGGTTAAATTCTTATAGAATTTCATTTTAGCTTAGGATTAAAAAAATTAAAAATTGTAGCTACAAAAATGTAAAATTAGTTTCAAATATTAAATTTTGTTTAAACTTAATTTTACTATTATTTCGAAGTGAAACGGAATAAGATGAATAAAAAACAGTGCATTGTTAGTATTTATATAAAAGTCGTGTCTATAATCTGAGGTTTTTATAAAAAAGATGCTAAAAACTATAAGAATTAGGGTTTTCTAATGTAAACTGTATGGTTATTTTACTATTTTTGATAACACGTTAAAGTTTATCACTCAGAACTTTTAATCATTTTATATAGTCCATTTTGTAAATAGATAGATCAGATTTCTACTGTTTGTAAAGAAAAAATTATCTACCTAATATATCAATAAGCCTGTATGTTGTTTATGTGTGATATACATTCACCTTTTTCTGAAATACAATGAAAAGCATTCTCTTACTTTTACTATTATTTTCTACTTCATATAACTTTTCTGGTAAAGGAGAAATAGAATGGAAGTCTATGGAAAGTGCCATCGAAGCTTCTACATCAGATGATAAACCAATTTTTGTAGATGTTTATACCGATTGGTGTGGATGGTGTAAAATATTAGATAAGAAAACATTCCAAGATGATGAAGTCGTTCAATATGTAAAAGAGAATTATCATGCAGTGAAATTGAACCCAGAGAAAGATGGAAGTTTTACTTTTAAGGGAAAGACATTTACGAACGAATCGTATACGGACCAACATGAAATAAACAGTTATCCCGCAATTATCGTATTACATCCTAATGGGAAAGAGAAAGTTTTTATGGGGTATAAAGACACTAAAAGTTTCCTTGAAATTTTAAAAAAATACAAGCGTCAAGTTAATTAATTTGTATTTTAGAAAGATCAAATAAGTACAAAAATAGTATTAAGCTCAAAATCACAATATTAGAATATGTCTAAAAGAAAAAAAGCACTTTTTTTACCGGTGTTGTTAGTGGGGTTAGGGTTATTCGGATTTTCAATTTTAGCAAAAATTGAGGCCCCAGAGAATAGCAATAAAAATATTATCAAGAGAAGTTTAATCTTTACTGCTCTAAAACAAATACATTATAATACAGTAGAAATTGATGATGAATTTAGTGAAAATGCATATCATCAATACCTTAAAAATTTAGACCCAAATAAAAGATATTTTTTAAAATCAGATATCAGTAAATTCAATAAGTCTGAAGATAAATTAGATGATGAAGTAAAGAATACTGTAAGTACTGATTTGTATGAATTATCTGTAAAGATTTTTGAGCAAAGAAGAGGTGAAGTAGAAGCAATTACTGAGGAAATTCTTTCTAAACCTTTTGACTTTACTAAGAAAGAGACAATTCTATTCGATCGTGATGAAATGAAATTTCCTAAAAATGAGAAAGATCGTTACGACCGTTGGAGAAAGACACTTAAATATGCGGCATTGCTTAGAATGAACACTAAGCTAAAAGACCAAGAAAATAAGAAGAAAGCAGCTGAAGAAAAGGGAGAGTCCTTCGAACCCATTTCATATGAAGAGATGGAGGCAGATGTTAGAGAAAAAGTTCAAACTAACTACAAAGACGTTTTTGATTTCATCAAGAAGCAAGATGAAGAAGATCACTATGCTTTGTACTTAAATTCATTGATCTCAATTTATGGTCCGCATACTGAATATTTCCCACCAGAGAAAAAAGAACAATTTGACACAGAGATTTCAGGTCATTTTGAAGGTATCGGTGCTCGTCTACAACAAACAGGTGGAGAAGTAAAAGTAGTAAGCATTATTACAGGTTCTGCTTCATGGAAGCAAGGTGACTTAGAAGCAAATGATATTATTTTAAAAGTAGCCCAAGCTGAAGAAGATCCAGTTGATATTGGTGGTATGTCATTAAAAAATGCTATCAAATTGATCAAAGGGCCAAAAGGTACTGAAGTTCGATTAACAGTAAGAAAGCCCGATGGAAGAATCGTTGTTATTCCTATTATCAGAGATGTTGTAGTGATTGAAGAATCATATGCAAAATCAGCTGTTATTGAAGATAAAAATTCTGGAAAGAAGATTGGTTTGATTGATTTGCCAAGTTTCTACGTAGATTTCCAAG harbors:
- a CDS encoding 4Fe-4S dicluster domain-containing protein, with the translated sequence MAIIITDECINCGACEPECPNTAIYEGGVEWTWGGGTELQSVELEDGSSIPGDEEQEPVSDEFYYIVPDKCTECIGFHEEPQCAAVCPVDCCVDDPDYRETEEELTAKKEWLHDE
- a CDS encoding carboxy terminal-processing peptidase — translated: MSKRKKALFLPVLLVGLGLFGFSILAKIEAPENSNKNIIKRSLIFTALKQIHYNTVEIDDEFSENAYHQYLKNLDPNKRYFLKSDISKFNKSEDKLDDEVKNTVSTDLYELSVKIFEQRRGEVEAITEEILSKPFDFTKKETILFDRDEMKFPKNEKDRYDRWRKTLKYAALLRMNTKLKDQENKKKAAEEKGESFEPISYEEMEADVREKVQTNYKDVFDFIKKQDEEDHYALYLNSLISIYGPHTEYFPPEKKEQFDTEISGHFEGIGARLQQTGGEVKVVSIITGSASWKQGDLEANDIILKVAQAEEDPVDIGGMSLKNAIKLIKGPKGTEVRLTVRKPDGRIVVIPIIRDVVVIEESYAKSAVIEDKNSGKKIGLIDLPSFYVDFQDRNGRSCGDDIKQEIIKLKGQGVDGIVLDLRNNGGGSLGDAVEIVGHFVGRSPVVQVKSKGAGSKTLKPETNNRQYDGPLVVMINRMSASASEIVSAALQDHGRAIILGSKSFGKGTVQRFIDLDRMSRSNEFKPLGSLKLTIQKFYRINGGATQVEGVTPDIKLPDTYAYLEVGEEDLPFVLPYDKIQPAKYAMWHEQLPIADLKAKSENRVATNQVFNIVEDNALRLKKQEDKKYYTLNLDEFRAEQKKLDEESKKLREAEKTHDEFDITVMKDHYPTSKPDSVIEKSAEKWSEAIKKDEYIKEATMIISDMMVQ
- a CDS encoding thioredoxin family protein, encoding MKSILLLLLLFSTSYNFSGKGEIEWKSMESAIEASTSDDKPIFVDVYTDWCGWCKILDKKTFQDDEVVQYVKENYHAVKLNPEKDGSFTFKGKTFTNESYTDQHEINSYPAIIVLHPNGKEKVFMGYKDTKSFLEILKKYKRQVN
- a CDS encoding DUF3078 domain-containing protein — translated: MKFYKNLTFCLLFAVFTPLFTANAQTTTADSTKNWSSEGQVGLNFSNVGLVNWSGGGTSSYSFGAVLNYKAKRETEKAITRLYTEMAYGMIYQDGTAFPLKKTDDQLVIGGDYSYKISPKFLATISGDFRSQFDDGYEYTVDDATKIETKNQISAFFAPAYLNVNAGLTYTPFDWMYGTLSPVGNRMTFVTDTVFSEKYGLEPGETFRNQNGVNFKLGIKKEIVKNVTLQSTYNMFAEYSRLGEWVVNWDFLLDMKVNDWLSCNFATQLIYDPDVAVEKSDGTVGQAIQFKHALNIGIVYRLHQKKDKSE